The DNA segment CAGATCTACAACGTCGACAACGGTGAGCGCTTCACCACCTACGCCATCCGTGGCGAGGAAGGTTCGCGGATCATCTCGGTGAACGGCGCGGCGGCGCACAAAGCCAAAGTCGGCGACCGCGTGATCATCTGCGCCTACGCGCACTATAGCGAAGCCGAACTGGCCAGCTTCAAGCCGCGCATGCTGTATATGGCCCCCGGCAATGAACTCAGCCATACCAGTAACGCTATTCCGGTGCAGGTCGCTTAAAACCAGAACCGCTAAACTGAAAGCCCGGAACACTCCGGGCTTTTTAGTGTTCAAAGGTTGTCCACGTTAGAAGGAAGTTCCAGGCCATGGCGTATTACCAACACCCGCTCGACGTTACTACCCTGCCCGCCTGGCAGGCGCTGAGCCAGCATCGCGAAGCCATGCAGGACTTCAGCATGCGCGAGGCATTCAATGCCGACGCCCAGCGCTTCAGCCAGTTCTCCCTGAGCAGCTGCGGCCTCTTCCTCGACTACTCGAAAAACCTGATCAACACGCAGACTCGCGACTTGCTGGTCGGCCTGGCGCGCGAAGCGGGCCTGGAGCAGGCCATTCGCGCGCTGTTCGACGGCGAGCTGGTCAACGCCTCGGAAGGCCGTCCGGCCCTGCACACGGCGCTGCGCCGGCCAGTCGGTGAACGCCTGGCGGTCAACGGCGTCAATGTGATGCCCGAAGTCCACCGCGTGCTCAACCAGATGACCGAACTG comes from the Pseudomonas cavernicola genome and includes:
- the panD gene encoding aspartate 1-decarboxylase — its product is MHAIMLKAKLHRAEVTHAVLDYEGSCAIDGEWLDLSGIREYEQIQIYNVDNGERFTTYAIRGEEGSRIISVNGAAAHKAKVGDRVIICAYAHYSEAELASFKPRMLYMAPGNELSHTSNAIPVQVA